A DNA window from Brassica napus cultivar Da-Ae chromosome A4, Da-Ae, whole genome shotgun sequence contains the following coding sequences:
- the LOC106444930 gene encoding VAN3-binding protein, which translates to MEREMRRPNPINSSRRPDIGAGSTQLPESPRGPMEFLSRSWSVSALEVSRALHTAKTAGPSTTRTPSLNASIPEETNPEKEECQAENSSQFSFAASATSQLVLERIMSQSEVSPLTSGRLSHSSGPLNGGGSFTETDSPPISPSDDFDDVVKYFRSHNTIQPLFTGTGGTRGTTGNGSNTPVAGAPPKTVGRWLKDRKEKKKEESRAHNAHVHAAVSVAAVASAVAAIAAATAASSQGKNEQMARVDMAMASAAALVAAQCVEAAENMGAERDHLTSVVSSAVNVKSHDDIVTLTAAAATALRGAATLKARALKEVWNIAAALPADKGASSALCGQVETKHSGSSFSGELPIAGEDFLGVCNQELLAKGAELLKRTRGGDLHWKIVSVYMNKAGQVVLKMKSKHVGGTFTKKKKHMVVEVKKDIAAWAGRDLFNGDKHHYFGLKTETKRVIEFECRNEREYDIWTQGVSRLVAIAAERKQKNSMSKWTAP; encoded by the exons atggaGAGAGAAATGAGACGACCGAACCCAATCAACAGCTCACGCCGACCGGATATAGGCGCCGGTAGTACTCAACTCCCGGAAAGCCCACGAGGCCCGATGGAGTTCTTGTCAAGATCGTGGAGCGTGTCTGCCTTGGAAGTCTCCAGGGCTCTCCACACAGCCAAAACAGCAGGTCCGTCCACAACAAGAACGCCTTCCCTTAACGCCTCGATACCGGAAGAAACCAACCCTGAGAAAGAAGAATGTCAGGCAGAGAACAGCAGCCAGTTCTCGTTTGCTGCTTCTGCAACTTCACAGCTTGTTCTTGAGCGCATTATGTCTCAATCG GAGGTGTCACCGTTAACGTCGGGGAGGTTATCACATAGCAGTGGCCCACTCAACGGCGGTGGTTCTTTTACGGAGACAGACAGCCCTCCGATATCTCCTTCAGATGACTTCGACGACGTCGTAAAG TATTTTCGTTCCCACAACACCATACAGCCTCTTTTCACCGGCACAGGAGGCACCCGTGGTACCACTGGAAACGGCAGCAATACCCCAGTGGCTGGAGCACCCCCAAAGACTGTTGGTAGGTGGCTCAAGGACcgtaaagaaaagaagaaagaagagagtagAGCTCACAACGCGCATGTCCATGCAGCTGTCTCTGTTGCAGCCGTTGCATCTGCCGTCGCAGCTATAGCAGCAGCTACAGCTGCCTCTTCCCAAGGTAAAAACGAGCAGATGGCCAGGGTTGATATGGCCATGGCTTCTGCTGCTGCGCTTGTGGCCGCCCAGTGTGTGGAGGCTGCTGAAAACATGGGCGCTGAGAGGGATCATTTGACATCTGTTGTCAGCTCTGCGGTGAACGTTAAGTCCCATGATGACATTGTGACACTCACTGCCGCTGCTGCAACAG CTCTGCGAGGAGCAGCCACATTGAAGGCAAGAGCGCTTAAAGAAGTATGGAACATAGCTGCAGCGTTGCCAGCCGATAAAGGTGCAAGCTCAGCCCTGTGTGGGCAGGTTGAAACAAAGCATAGCGGTAGTAGCTTTAGTGGAGAACTACCAATAGCTGGGGAAGACTTCCTTGGCGTCTGTAACCAGGAACTACTAGCTAAAGGCGCTGAGCTCCTCAAACGAACTCGCGGAG GTGATCTCCACTGGAAGATTGTCTCTGTCTACATGAACAAAGCAGGCCAGGTTGTGCTGAAAATGAAGAGTAAACACGTCGGGGGGACATTcactaagaagaagaaac ATATGGTGGTGGAAGTGAAGAAGGACATAGCAGCGTGGGCAGGGAGGGATCTATTCAACGGGGACAAGCATCACTACTTCGGCTTGAAGACTGAGACGAAGAGAGTCATCGAATTTGAATGCAGGAACGAAAGGGAGTATGACATATGGACTCAGGGGGTTTCCCGCCTTGTAGCCATCGCTGCAGAGAGGAAGCAGAAGAACTCCATGTCCAAATGGACGGCACCTTAA
- the LOC106449026 gene encoding serine/threonine-protein kinase Nek4-like isoform X2, producing MERYEVLEQIGKGSFGSALLVRHKQERKKYVLKKIRLARQSDRARRSAHQEMELISTVRNPFVVEYKDSWVEKGCYVCIVIGYCEGGDMTETIKRACGVHFPEEKLCQWLVQLLMALDYLHSNHILHRDVKCSNIFLTKEQDIRLGDFGLAKILTSDDLTSSVVGTPSYMCPELLADIPYGSKSDIWSLGCCMYEMSAHKPPFKATDVQTLISKIHKLIMDPIPAMYSGSFRGLIKSMMRKNPELRPSASELLNHPYLQPYISMVYMKLESPRRSQWCETKERRRSFSSNDRRLNPSVSDTEAGSVSSSGRASHSPMFRRRKVSEVTVGVVSEEIVAQREEGVVKKQSGAAAKTPRMAGTSTKQPKRLETPSSTPRTVQLTDRRRRASLPLVVENPYACESDISVNAPRFDKIVEYPEDLFQNRETTSSGGVARRSSFSSMTTTKDKCTTTVQTRSVSEVKQRRFDTSSYQQRAEALEGLLEFSARLLQQERYEELGVLLKPFGPERVSPRETAIWLTKSFKEASV from the exons ATGGAGCGGTATGAAGTTCTTGAACAGATTGGGAAAGGCTCCTTTGGCTCTGCTCTTCTTGTCAGACACAAACAAGAACGAAAGAA ATACGTCTTGAAAAAGATTCGTCTCGCTCGTCAGTCTGATAGGGCTCGCCGTTCAGCTCATCAGGAG ATGGAGCTCATTTCTACTGTCCGAAATCCATTTGTTGTTGAGTACAAAGATTCATGGGTTGAAAAG GGTTGCTATGTGTGCATCGTTATTGGATACTGCGAAGGCGGAGACAT GACAGAAACCATAAAAAGAGCATGTGGTGTTCATTTCCCTGAAGAG AAACTCTGCCAATGGCTTGTTCAACTCCTAATGGCACTCGATTATCTGCACTCCAACCATATTCTTCACCGTGATGTCAAG TGTTCTAATATATTCTTGACAAAAGAGCAAGACATACGGCTTG GTGACTTTGGCCTCGCTAAGATTCTCACTTCTGATGACCTTACTTCCTCT GTTGTTGGGACTCCAAGTTACATGTGCCCTGAGCTTCTTGCTGACATACCTTACGGATCAAAGTCAGACATTTGGTCTTTGg GATGCTGCATGTACGAAATGTCTGCTCATAAGCCCCCTTTCAAAGCTACT GATGTGCAGACATTGATCAGCAAAATACACAAACTGATAATGGATCCCATCCCTGCCATGTATTCCGGCTCATT CCGAGGCCTCATCAAAAGTATGATGAGGAAAAATCCTGAACTCAGGCCAAGT GCAAGCGAGCTGCTAAACCACCCTTATCTTCAGCCTTACATCAGCATGGTTTATATGAAGCTAGAGAGTCCCAGACGGAGCCAGTGGTGTGAGACGAAGGAAAGAAGGCGTTCGTTTAGTAGCAACGACAGGAGATTGAATCCGAGTGTATCTGATACAGAAGCAGGCTCTGTGTCTTCTTCAGGGAGAGCATCCCATTCACCAATGTTCAGGCGAAGAAAAGTGTCAGAAGTAACAGTTGGAGTCGTCAGCGAAGAGATTGTTGCACAAAGGGAAGAAGGAGTAGTCAAGAAGCAATCTGGTGCAGCAGCTAAAACCCCGAGAATGGCCGGGACCTCAACAAAACAGCCAAAGAGGCTTGAAACGCCGTCAAGCACCCCCCGTACTGTTCAACTg ACGGATAGGAGGAGGAGAGCATCTCTTCCGTTGGTCGTGGAAAACCCTTACGCTTGCGAATCGGACATTTCTGTAAACGCTCCAAGGTTCGACAAGATCGTTGAATACCCCGAAGATCTCTTCCAGAACAGAGAGACAACCAGCTCAGGAGGAGTAGCCAGGCgatcttctttttcttcgaTGACGACGACGAAAGACAAGTGTACAACTACTGTTCAGACAAGGTCAGTGTCGGAAGTAAAACAGAGAAGGTTCGACACGTCGTCGTATCAGCAGCGTGCGGAGGCTCTGGAGGGACTGCTGGAGTTCAGCGCGAGGCTTTTACAGCAGGAGAGGTACGAAGAGCTTGGGGTTCTCCTTAAACCGTTTGGACCGGAGAGAGTGTCTCCGAGAGAGACTGCCATCTGGTTGACCAAGAGCTTCAAAGAAGCTTCCGTGTAG
- the LOC106449026 gene encoding serine/threonine-protein kinase Nek4-like isoform X1 — protein MSLCACLFLVSNHLNNLLQDSCGETWIMERYEVLEQIGKGSFGSALLVRHKQERKKYVLKKIRLARQSDRARRSAHQEMELISTVRNPFVVEYKDSWVEKGCYVCIVIGYCEGGDMTETIKRACGVHFPEEKLCQWLVQLLMALDYLHSNHILHRDVKCSNIFLTKEQDIRLGDFGLAKILTSDDLTSSVVGTPSYMCPELLADIPYGSKSDIWSLGCCMYEMSAHKPPFKATDVQTLISKIHKLIMDPIPAMYSGSFRGLIKSMMRKNPELRPSASELLNHPYLQPYISMVYMKLESPRRSQWCETKERRRSFSSNDRRLNPSVSDTEAGSVSSSGRASHSPMFRRRKVSEVTVGVVSEEIVAQREEGVVKKQSGAAAKTPRMAGTSTKQPKRLETPSSTPRTVQLTDRRRRASLPLVVENPYACESDISVNAPRFDKIVEYPEDLFQNRETTSSGGVARRSSFSSMTTTKDKCTTTVQTRSVSEVKQRRFDTSSYQQRAEALEGLLEFSARLLQQERYEELGVLLKPFGPERVSPRETAIWLTKSFKEASV, from the exons ATGTCTCTCTGTGCCTGCCTGTTTCTAGTTTCCAATCATCTTAATAA TTTGTTACAAGACTCTTGTGGTGAAACTTGGATCATGGAGCGGTATGAAGTTCTTGAACAGATTGGGAAAGGCTCCTTTGGCTCTGCTCTTCTTGTCAGACACAAACAAGAACGAAAGAA ATACGTCTTGAAAAAGATTCGTCTCGCTCGTCAGTCTGATAGGGCTCGCCGTTCAGCTCATCAGGAG ATGGAGCTCATTTCTACTGTCCGAAATCCATTTGTTGTTGAGTACAAAGATTCATGGGTTGAAAAG GGTTGCTATGTGTGCATCGTTATTGGATACTGCGAAGGCGGAGACAT GACAGAAACCATAAAAAGAGCATGTGGTGTTCATTTCCCTGAAGAG AAACTCTGCCAATGGCTTGTTCAACTCCTAATGGCACTCGATTATCTGCACTCCAACCATATTCTTCACCGTGATGTCAAG TGTTCTAATATATTCTTGACAAAAGAGCAAGACATACGGCTTG GTGACTTTGGCCTCGCTAAGATTCTCACTTCTGATGACCTTACTTCCTCT GTTGTTGGGACTCCAAGTTACATGTGCCCTGAGCTTCTTGCTGACATACCTTACGGATCAAAGTCAGACATTTGGTCTTTGg GATGCTGCATGTACGAAATGTCTGCTCATAAGCCCCCTTTCAAAGCTACT GATGTGCAGACATTGATCAGCAAAATACACAAACTGATAATGGATCCCATCCCTGCCATGTATTCCGGCTCATT CCGAGGCCTCATCAAAAGTATGATGAGGAAAAATCCTGAACTCAGGCCAAGT GCAAGCGAGCTGCTAAACCACCCTTATCTTCAGCCTTACATCAGCATGGTTTATATGAAGCTAGAGAGTCCCAGACGGAGCCAGTGGTGTGAGACGAAGGAAAGAAGGCGTTCGTTTAGTAGCAACGACAGGAGATTGAATCCGAGTGTATCTGATACAGAAGCAGGCTCTGTGTCTTCTTCAGGGAGAGCATCCCATTCACCAATGTTCAGGCGAAGAAAAGTGTCAGAAGTAACAGTTGGAGTCGTCAGCGAAGAGATTGTTGCACAAAGGGAAGAAGGAGTAGTCAAGAAGCAATCTGGTGCAGCAGCTAAAACCCCGAGAATGGCCGGGACCTCAACAAAACAGCCAAAGAGGCTTGAAACGCCGTCAAGCACCCCCCGTACTGTTCAACTg ACGGATAGGAGGAGGAGAGCATCTCTTCCGTTGGTCGTGGAAAACCCTTACGCTTGCGAATCGGACATTTCTGTAAACGCTCCAAGGTTCGACAAGATCGTTGAATACCCCGAAGATCTCTTCCAGAACAGAGAGACAACCAGCTCAGGAGGAGTAGCCAGGCgatcttctttttcttcgaTGACGACGACGAAAGACAAGTGTACAACTACTGTTCAGACAAGGTCAGTGTCGGAAGTAAAACAGAGAAGGTTCGACACGTCGTCGTATCAGCAGCGTGCGGAGGCTCTGGAGGGACTGCTGGAGTTCAGCGCGAGGCTTTTACAGCAGGAGAGGTACGAAGAGCTTGGGGTTCTCCTTAAACCGTTTGGACCGGAGAGAGTGTCTCCGAGAGAGACTGCCATCTGGTTGACCAAGAGCTTCAAAGAAGCTTCCGTGTAG
- the LOC106444932 gene encoding uncharacterized protein LOC106444932 has translation MKGGGGGDKVEAEILEPYQLSFSDLLDRKRCQLISRNVMEALGPNGPGLLCITGVIGSALLRRKLLPMARKLALLDPDKRNRILKEHHLGSDVPLKNPERLVSSFAMHLHYQPPSSNSSLWYDPGSGVGTTLDSLEDDDDDFNNLGDVFRKLGFCMMELGLSIARVCDREIGGGFLEGTLLDSCTAKGRLIHYHSPADQSSLREEAQRMRKHPISGKYRNGSHFNLWQQWHYDYGIFTILTDPLFLSSHSCHDCNLITSHSYLRIYHPSNNKFYMVKTPQDSFIVQIGESADILSNGKLRSTLHCVCRPDQLEHISRETFAVFLQPKWNHTFSVSEHTMEHIRSGSLQRRPILDTDEVSKADIHNVVPPLSSRIRDGMTFAEFSRETTKQYYGGSGLQSNR, from the exons ATgaagggaggaggaggaggagacaaAGTGGAAGCAGAGATTCTGGAACCTTATCAGCTGTCCTTCTCAGATCTTCTTGACCGAAAACGATGTCAGCTGATCTCGAGAAACGTGATGGAAGCACTGGGCCCAAACGGTCCAGGCCTGCTTTGCATCACCGGCGTTATAGGCTCCGCCCTCCTCCGCCGTAAGCTCCTTCCGATGGCTCGGAAACTGGCTCTGCTTGATCCCGATAAGCGGAATCGCATTCTCAAG GAGCACCACTTGGGAAGCGACGTTCCTCTCAAGAATCCAGAACGACTTGTCTCTTCTTTTGCTATGCACCTCCATTATCAACCACCTTCTTCTAACTCTTCTCTGTGGTATGATCCTGGTTCTGGCGTTGGAACTACCCTAGACTCCCTggaggatgatgatgacgacTTCAACAATCTTGGTGATGTGTTTAGGAAACTTGGGTTTTGTATGATGGAGTTGGGTTTGTCCATAGCTCGAGTGTGCGACAGGGAGATTGGTGGAGGCTTTCTCGAGGGGACCTTACTTGATTCTTGCACTGCTAAAGGACGCCTCATACATTACCACTCCCCTGCTGATCAGTCTTCTCTCAGAGAAGAAGCCCAGAGGATGAGGAAGCATCCTATTTCTGGCAAGTATAGAAATGGGAGTCACTTCAATCTCTGGCAACAGTGGCATTACGATTATGGCATCTTTACCATTCTCACTGATCCTCTCTTTCTATCTTCCCATTCCTGCCACGATTGCAATTTGATTACCAGTCACTCTTATCTTAGGATCTATCATCCCAGCAATAACaagttctacatggtcaagacTCCTCAGGACAGTTTTATTGTTCAAATTGGAGAATCTGCTGACATTTTGTCCAATGGGAAGCTACGGTCGACCCTCCACTGCGTGTGCAGACCAGACCAGCTGGAGCACATAAGCCGCGAGACTTTTGCGGTCTTCTTACAGCCAAAATGGAACCACACTTTCTCAGTCTCGGAACATACAATGGAACATATAAGGTCAGGTTCTCTACAGAGACGGCCAATACTTGATACGGATGAGGTTTCTAAAGCAGACATTCATAACGTTGTTCCACCTCTATCGTCTCGGATTAGGGATGGGATGACATTTGCCGAGTTTTCTCGTGAAACAACTAAGCAGTACTATGGAGGGAGTGGCTTGCAATCTAATAGATAA
- the LOC106444931 gene encoding protein LIFEGUARD 2, whose product MWNQKYDLESAQTPLYPMMMESPELRWSFIRKVYSIISIQLLVTIAVAATVVKVHPISVFFTTTSAGFALYILLIFTPLIVMWPLYYYHQKHPVNYLLLAIFTVSLAFAVGLTCAFTSGKVILEAVILTAVVVVSLTLYTFWAAKRGHDFNFLGPFLFGAVIVLMVFSFIQILFPLGKISVMIYGCLASIIFCGYIVYDTDNLIKRHSYDEYIWAAISLYLDVINLFLSLLTLLRAADS is encoded by the exons ATGTGGAACCAGAAGTATGATCTGGAGTCGGCTCAGACGCCTCTGTACCCGATGATGATGGAGAGCCCCGAGCTCCGATGGTCTTTCATCCGTAAGGTCTATTCGATCATCTCCATCCAGCTCCTCGTCACAATCGCCGTGGCCGCCACCGTCGTTAAAGTTCATCCGATATCCGTCTTCTTCACCACCACCAGCGCCGGCTTCGCCCTCTACATCCTTCTCATCTTCACTCCTTTGATTG TGATGTGGCCCTTGTATTACTACCACCAGAAGCATCCTGTCAACTATCTATTACTCGCCATTTTCACCGTCTCTCTCGCCTTTGCTGTTGGCTTGACCTGCGCCTTTACCAGCG GAAAAGTCATCCTCGAGGCTGTGATTTTGACGGCTGTTGTGGTGGTTTCCCTCACTCTCTACACGTTCTGGGCTGCCAAGAGAGGCCATGACTTCAACTTCCTCGGTCCCTTCTTGTTCGGTGCTGTCATTGTCCTTATGGTCTTTTCCTTCATCCAG ATTCTCTTCCCTCTAGGAAAGATATCGGTGATGATCTATGGTTGTTTGGCATCCATCATCTTTTGTGGCTACATTGTATATGACACTGACAACTTGATCAAGAGACATTCCTACGACGAGTACATCTGGGCTGCAATTTCCCTTTATTTGGACGTCATTAACCTCTTCCTATCTCTGCTCACTCTCTTGAGGGCTGCTGATAGTTAA